Part of the Vibrio celticus genome, GCAGGCCGTAATCCAAATAACGTGCTTGTGTTGGCGCGTGCAAACAAAAGTGTACGTGTGTTTGAACATATCGTGAGTCACTTGGCTAAAGGTGTTCAACCAACGCCAAAAGAGCTGGCTGAGGTGGGTTACATCCTGCGAACGACAGCGGTTTACGGTAATGGCAAATTTGGCATTGCTGACTTTAAAATCTTAGAGAAAAATGAAGATTTTAATCAGTCGTTTAGTGCGCAAATGTGTGCGGTTTATATGCTGCGTGAGTTCAGCCTAGATTGGGTTCATTACCTAGCCGAGCAACAGGGCGGTGAACAAGCGATTACCTTGCATAGAGGATTACAGCGTTACCTTGGTGTTGGTAATGCGACTGGTTTAGGCATGGCGCCATACCTAATTAACCACCCAAGTATTGTCGATCAATGGATGACAACACGTGAGCATGCATTGGCAGACGTGTTGGCTAGTCAGACCGATACGGCGTTGATCGAGCCACTACGTAGATACGTTAAAAAAGCGATTTGTCATTTAGAACAAGTTGTTACCATCAATGAAACACAGCAAGAGTTGAACAAAACCGCTGTTGATGAGTTAAAACACGCAGAACAGTCACTAGAAGCTTCTATAAACCATTGCGAAACATGGGCGCAGTTAGTTGAACAATCTAAGCACATGAGTATGGAAGCCCAAGAAATCCTTATCTCATGCTTGATGGAATTGTACCCAGAATTAGTGGACGCCCATCAAGAGCAAATGAATTGTAGCGAAACACTCTCGCTTCCTAGTGGTAAAAAGATCCAAGACCTATTGGTTGTGTTAGAAGAAAAGTACCGTTGGGCGATCTCGACCGACTTTACGAAAGCAGAAAATAACTACTGGTTCTGGTATCGCTCTCAAGACAAAGAAGAGCCAAGACTCGGTGTTCGAGGTGAAGAGCTAGGCGAAGAGCGTGAACTGCCGTTGGATATAGGCCGTCAAGCTTACCGTTTGTACCATGCTTTATTGCAGTTTGCGCCAGAGCTTTCATTGGCTGAGTTCCTTGTTAAGCAGCCACAGCATCGTGCTATTGCACGTCGTGTATGGACGCTAGGCAACAAAGCGATGGGCGACATTCAAATGAATGTTCTGCACCAAGATTCGCCACCAATGCACTTACTGCGTTGCAAGCTTGCGATGTTTGGTGCGACTAAGTTTGATCCTCGCTCAGACCGTTGGGTACGAGTGACGTTTTTCCAAGGTGCGCCATTGCTTGATGAAATTCATCAGGACGAATGGGTGTTCCCAGTATTACCAAGTGAAGCGGAGCTCGCTGATTCACAAAAAGCTACTACACATATTAATGCTCAACATGGAGGTAAATCGTTATGATCGTTTCTCACAATGAACTGGTAGCGGCCGTCAATAAAGCCTTTCTGGGTATGCGCCGTACATGTGGTGAAGCCGATGTGATAGCGAACATGGTGGCAGATTTACAAATGGTGGGGTTGGATGGTGTTCGTCATTTTAACAATGCGAGCAACTTCATTGGGTTAGAAGACGATTGCCCAGTGGACATTCAAGTGCTTAGCGATAACACGGTTGAAGTTGACCTGCACAAGGCAAGTTTAGCGTGCCACCTACCTGTGGTGATGGATTACGCGATTGAAAAAATGGTCGGCAATAAGACGCTGAAAATTGAGTTAAACAACTGTCATAACCGCTGGTTAGCGTACAGCGAGCTTGTGAAACTGGCGGCTAAGGGCATCGCGTGTACTGCACGTTGGGATAATGGCTCCAACCCTAAGAGCACCTTGTATGTGCTTAACCGTGGTTGCGTTGCACCAGAATTGTTTTTATCAGATTTGCCTCTGGCATCGGACGATCATATCCACAATATGACCATCGAGCTTTCCGTCCAGGATTTCGATATCGAACGTTTGTCAGATGGCTACCAAACACACATTGAATCGGAAGCGCTTTTTAAAACTCAAGAGAAGGCGTGGAACGAGGGCATTGAAGTTGACGATGGAGAGTGGGGCGCGTTGAAAGAAACGGCCACGGCTATCCTTGTTGAAAACAGCCAACGTTCAATTCAAGGTGCAGGTGAGCTAGAAGCTTCTTAGCTTTATTTTATAGAGCTTTAGTTTATAGATATTTAGCTTATAGAAACTGAGCCTATAAATCCTGAGCTTATTGAATTTATAAACCTCATTTACAACAGATAAAACCAAAGAGCTTAACGTATCCTCACCTCGTTAAGCTCTTTTTATTTGTGTTCTACTTTTGTTCTTCCTCTCAATAGGTTACACCTTAAACTCTCTGTTTTGACACAAGTTGTCACGCGTTGAAGGTTAATTGAACGATTAGATGAAGTACCTTCACAATCATGTTAAACAAACGGTTTCTTTTACAAGCCACTATGCGTATCTTGCTAACTAAAGGTGCCAACGGGCGCCGTTTTTATTCGTACCGATGACATTAGAATCAGATAAAAAGGAATGAAGCGTGCAAGCTAACTTTATTGATGGAACCACCCTGTATCGTCAGCACTCTTTTGAGTTGCCACTCGATTACCAAGCAAAAGATGGACAACAGATCCAAGTCTTCGCACGTGAGCTGGTTGATCTCGCTAAGGATGCGCAAGAACTGCCGTGGTTGATCTACTTTCAAGGTGGACCGGGCTTCCCGTCGCCACGAGTAAGCGGTCAATCGGGTTGGCTAAAGCGTGCATTGCAAAACTACCGTGTGCTGCTTCTTGACCAACGTGGTACAGGCAACAGCACGGTGATCAGCCACGAAACATTGGCGCACCTGTCTCCAGAGCAGCAAGCTGAATACCTATCGCATTTCAGAGCAGACAACATCGTGCGCGACGCTGAAGCGATTCGTGAGCAATTCGGTGTTAAGCAATGGTCGACGATTGGCCAAAGCTTTGGTGGCTTCTGTACACTGAGCTATTTGTCGCTGTTCCCACAGAGCTTACAACGTTGTTATGTGACGGGCGGTATTCCTTCGATTGAACGTGAAGCTGACGATGTTTATCGTGCGACATACAAGCGTGTCGAAGACAAAAACAGAGCGTTCTTTGCTCAGTTCCCACAAGCGCAAGCGATGTGCCGCGAGATCTCTGATTACCTGCTGAACAACGATGTGAGACTGCCAAACGGACAGGTGTTCACGGTTGAGCAATTTCAACTTATTGGCATTAACCTTGGTGGCGGTGAAGCGAACCTGCCTATGTACTTCACTCTGGAAAGTGCCTTTGTTGAAGTGAACGGTAACAGACAGCTGAGCTACAGTTTCCTAAATCAAATGCAGCAAGAGCAGGGATATTTAACTAATCCAATTTACGCAATCTTGCATGAATCGATTTACTGTCAAGGTACAGCGTCTAACTGGTCAGCACATCGCGTTCGTGAGCAGTATCCACACTTCAACTACCAATCGGGCAGTGAGTTCTGGTTTACCGGAGAAATGGTCTACCCGTGGATGTTCGACCAACTAGAAACGTTGAAGCCATTGCGTGAAGCAGCCAATCTATTAGCTGAGAAGTCAGATTGGGGTACTTTGTACAACGCAGAGCAACTGAGCAAGAATACGGTTCCGATGGCGTGTGCAGTTTACGCAGATGACATGTACGTAGAACTGGATTACAGCCGCGAAACACTGGCTAATATTCCAAACTCGAAAGCGTGGATTACCAACGAGTATGAGCACAATGGTTTGAGAGTGGATGGAGAACGAATCGTCGATAAGCTAATGACGATGGTTGATGCATTAGAAAACTTGCCAAAATAATCAAATTATCTGCGTAGGTTATCTACGTTAGAAGCTATCTAAGTTAGAAGCTCTTTACGTTAGAGACAAGATACGTCCAAAACAAGAAAACGCTGCATCCGTGCAGCGTTTTTTTATGTCATCGAACTATTCGATTTAAGGAACTAGGAGGGGTAGCCCTTGAAGCCATTAAGGTTGGATGACGATATCTTGATTTTCAGTGGTCGATAAGCTGGCGCGGTTCTGTTCGATAAGCTGAGCCGCATAAGAGGGAGTCACAGCTTGAATTTCGCCTTTTGAACGAATCGTTAATGCTTCCCACGCATGATCACGGTATTTGCCTGTCTGTGTATATTCAATAAGTACTCTCATGATTCTTCCATCCGATGTGTGGTTAACGTGCTACTAACATTAGCGCTATTATTGTGGTTACACACCTGTTAAAAATGGAACATAAGATTAACCAAATGAGAATGCGTGTAACTTGAAAAACAGCCCCAACTGCACTTATCTTACTTATCTTACTTATCTTACTTATCTTACTTATCTTACTTATCTTACTTATCGTAAATAACGTCCATAAAAAAACGCTGCACGATGGCAGCGTTAAAGTTGAGATAGGTTGAAGATTGCTTAGCTGTTTTCTAAGCCAACAATCTTGCGTGCAGACATCACTGCACTATCCAAATCGGTCAATCTACCAGCACTTGCTGGACCAAGAACTGATGAATACAAAGCCAACTGCTTCTCAAATGATAAATCTAATTGGTTATATAGATTTTGGCGGATTTGAGCGTGTTGCTGTGGCTTTGCGCTCGATAGGCCTTCCAACGTATCGTAGATGAGTGTAGTTGTATCCATAACTGTCCTTAGTACATCTTTAGAAAATTTTGCATATTATGCACTTGGTGTCATCTTTGTTCTGCGCGATTGATCGCATTATGTGCAGCTCTGCTTAATTGTGTAATCAGTTAGTTACAATTGTGTTGTACGGCAAAGCATCGAAAATTCGCGTTTGGGCAAAAGAAAAGGAGACACAGTGGTCTCCTTTTGGTTTGTTAGGCAAAGATAAAAGTTACGTACTGTCCGCTGCTTATTGAGCCAATCGGCTACGCACAGCTACAGCGCCTATCGTATGTTAATGTTCTTATCTCGATTTTCGTACATTTCAGGCGTGGTGTGTAATCCACCCGCATAACCTGCTGCTTCAAGTGTTTCTCTTACCTCTCGAACATGCTCAGCCGTGACCTGTTCATTTCGGGCGCCAAGGTTTAAACGCACAAACGTGATTAACTCAGCTAAGCGTTGATCCGACAATACATCCTCGAAACTTGCCATCGGCATGAAGTTTCGATCTTTGTCGAGATAGGTGGGTTGCAAGCCGCGCACCGTTACCGCAATGGTATTGAATGGGTCGCTGTGCATGATAATGCCATTATTCAACAGAGTAGGGGCGATTGGGTCGCGACCTTTACCATCGTCACCATGACACGCCCCACAAGTTTGACGATACGTGGTGTAGATCTCACTGGCATATGCAGCTTCATCAAATCCTTTAGGCTGTAACTGAACGGCATCACTGGCAATGGTGTTGTTGATATCCCCACTCAGTAGGTAATAAGACATCGACTCAATATCTTCACGTGTCATCAAACTTAGGCTGTTTTTCACTACATCAGCCATACCCGCAAAAGCGGTGCCTTTGTCTGAATGTCCGGTGTGTAAAAAGTCGGTAAGTGTTGCTTCATCCCAACCATCGACATAGAGCTCATTAGCTGTGATATCAGGCGCGTTCCAACCGTCAATCAAGTTACCTTGGAAAATACGTTCTGGTATCAGTGCTTGGGCAATGTTTCGTGGCGTATGGCACTCCGAACAGTGACCAAGTCCTGCGACCCAATACTTGCCTTGTTGCCACTTATCGACATTCTCAATTTCTCCTTTGAGCTCCTCTGGTACTTCGTAATCAATAGGGTCGGTATCCATGAATACGATGTTCCAGCCAAGCAAACCTAAGCGAATATTGGATGGAAACATCATGCTGTTGTCATCGTTGCGTCGCGGCACGGCGGTGATTGACTGCATGTATTCCCATAAATCGACCATGTCTTGGTCGGTGAGGTATTGATAAGAGGTGTAAGGCATTGCTGGGTACAGGTAACCATTCTTACCTTTACCTGCAACTAACGCAGCTCGGAAATCATCAAAGTCATAAGTCCCAATCCCTTCGGTGGTATGTGGCGTTATGTTAGTTGAATACACGGTACCGAAAGGGGTGACAAAGGGCAGGCCGCCAGCAAAGGGTTCGCCACCTTCTGCACTATGACAAGCCACACAGTCACCGGCATAAGCGAGATATTCTCCACGCTCAACAGATGATGCTTTCAAACTCGCGAGCCTTTGTTGCTCTACATCACCAGCGTGTCGTATATAAGCCCCAAGCGCGAGTATTTCGTTCTCGGTGAGTTGCTCATCAAACGCAGGCATTAGGTTGTTCAAACCGTAATTGATGGTGTGCTGAATCTCTTCAATACTGCCGCCGTGAAGCCAGATGTCATCGGAAAGATCAGGTACACCAATCGCTGGATTAGCGACAGCACCATCAGCATGACAAGACGAACAGTATTGGACGAACAAGGTTTTACCGAGCTCGACTTTAATCTCCGGCACATCGGTATGACGTTGATTGAGAGACGCTAGATAGTAGGAGACTTTTGCCACCTCATCTGGGCGCATGATCTCACTCCAACCCGGCATAGCACCGTTCCGGCCTTTGGCGATCGAATGAATCACAGCTTCATCACTGCCGCCGTATAACCATTCTTGGTCGATAAGATTAGGGAAGTGTTTCTGACCTTGTGCATTATCTCGGTGACAAGCGGCGCAGTGAGTTTGGAACAGAATCCTACCGCTGTTCACGATCTCTGGGACTGCAGCCAATCCTTCTAACGTGGTTTCACTGGTTTGTGCAAATTGCTCATTGAGAGTGGTGGATGGTGAACAGAGCTTATCATCGCTTTGTTCCCAATCGACTAAGCCTTCCCATTCGCCAAGCCCAGGGTAGAGCACCAAATAGCCTGCAGATAAAAGAAATGCGACCGCATAGCTTACAAATAACAGCTTAGGTGGAGGCGCATCTTTCTCTTCAATCCCATCAAAGGTGCCAATGGTGTGGTCGTGATCGGCCTTGTGATTGCTACGCCAATATTTAACGATAACCGATACCATCAGAACAAAGAATATTAAGGTTAAGAGTACCGCCCATAGATTCCAGAATGTGCTCATTGTGATACCTCCTGTGACGTATCTTTACCTAGGCTTTGTAAATAGCGAATCAGCGCTTCACCTTTGGTTTTGCCTCTTACTTGTAAACGGGCGTCACCAATTTCTTGATCGG contains:
- a CDS encoding DUF3726 domain-containing protein, with the translated sequence MIVSHNELVAAVNKAFLGMRRTCGEADVIANMVADLQMVGLDGVRHFNNASNFIGLEDDCPVDIQVLSDNTVEVDLHKASLACHLPVVMDYAIEKMVGNKTLKIELNNCHNRWLAYSELVKLAAKGIACTARWDNGSNPKSTLYVLNRGCVAPELFLSDLPLASDDHIHNMTIELSVQDFDIERLSDGYQTHIESEALFKTQEKAWNEGIEVDDGEWGALKETATAILVENSQRSIQGAGELEAS
- a CDS encoding alpha/beta fold hydrolase, with amino-acid sequence MQANFIDGTTLYRQHSFELPLDYQAKDGQQIQVFARELVDLAKDAQELPWLIYFQGGPGFPSPRVSGQSGWLKRALQNYRVLLLDQRGTGNSTVISHETLAHLSPEQQAEYLSHFRADNIVRDAEAIREQFGVKQWSTIGQSFGGFCTLSYLSLFPQSLQRCYVTGGIPSIEREADDVYRATYKRVEDKNRAFFAQFPQAQAMCREISDYLLNNDVRLPNGQVFTVEQFQLIGINLGGGEANLPMYFTLESAFVEVNGNRQLSYSFLNQMQQEQGYLTNPIYAILHESIYCQGTASNWSAHRVREQYPHFNYQSGSEFWFTGEMVYPWMFDQLETLKPLREAANLLAEKSDWGTLYNAEQLSKNTVPMACAVYADDMYVELDYSRETLANIPNSKAWITNEYEHNGLRVDGERIVDKLMTMVDALENLPK
- a CDS encoding PAS factor family protein — encoded protein: MDTTTLIYDTLEGLSSAKPQQHAQIRQNLYNQLDLSFEKQLALYSSVLGPASAGRLTDLDSAVMSARKIVGLENS
- a CDS encoding cytochrome c, which translates into the protein MSTFWNLWAVLLTLIFFVLMVSVIVKYWRSNHKADHDHTIGTFDGIEEKDAPPPKLLFVSYAVAFLLSAGYLVLYPGLGEWEGLVDWEQSDDKLCSPSTTLNEQFAQTSETTLEGLAAVPEIVNSGRILFQTHCAACHRDNAQGQKHFPNLIDQEWLYGGSDEAVIHSIAKGRNGAMPGWSEIMRPDEVAKVSYYLASLNQRHTDVPEIKVELGKTLFVQYCSSCHADGAVANPAIGVPDLSDDIWLHGGSIEEIQHTINYGLNNLMPAFDEQLTENEILALGAYIRHAGDVEQQRLASLKASSVERGEYLAYAGDCVACHSAEGGEPFAGGLPFVTPFGTVYSTNITPHTTEGIGTYDFDDFRAALVAGKGKNGYLYPAMPYTSYQYLTDQDMVDLWEYMQSITAVPRRNDDNSMMFPSNIRLGLLGWNIVFMDTDPIDYEVPEELKGEIENVDKWQQGKYWVAGLGHCSECHTPRNIAQALIPERIFQGNLIDGWNAPDITANELYVDGWDEATLTDFLHTGHSDKGTAFAGMADVVKNSLSLMTREDIESMSYYLLSGDINNTIASDAVQLQPKGFDEAAYASEIYTTYRQTCGACHGDDGKGRDPIAPTLLNNGIIMHSDPFNTIAVTVRGLQPTYLDKDRNFMPMASFEDVLSDQRLAELITFVRLNLGARNEQVTAEHVREVRETLEAAGYAGGLHTTPEMYENRDKNINIR